From a single Chloroflexota bacterium genomic region:
- the larA gene encoding nickel-dependent lactate racemase: MGPVSKTTRVMLAYGKNGLEVELPADRTTVIEPRYLPGLADEPAALRKAMREPHASAPLRERVPAGATVAISVCDITRATPTRRILPVILSEIDHVDPKNVTIFIATGTHRGNTTEELERMLGADIVRNYRVVNHDAFDLARHRYLGKTSSGGPIYVESDFLGHDFKILTGFIEPHLFAGFSGGPKMIAPGLAAIETVLHLHGAPMISHPNAIWGITYGNPMHDDIREISSVVKPDFTLDVTLNKDHEITSVFAGELFTAHKQGCAFVKDTAMQPVAKPYEVVVTTNSGYPLDLNLYQAIKGMSAANQIVADGGAIVAAAECSDGLPEFGNYKDILKLGTSPQELLDLITSDGFHMHDQWQVQVQAQIQKRARVHLHTGGLTDAQVAQAHMQRCLDVAETAERLVREAGSDARIAVLPQGPQTIPYVAG; the protein is encoded by the coding sequence ATGGGGCCTGTGAGTAAGACGACGCGCGTGATGCTGGCCTACGGGAAGAACGGCCTGGAGGTCGAGCTGCCGGCCGACCGCACCACGGTCATCGAGCCGCGCTACCTGCCGGGCCTGGCCGACGAGCCTGCCGCGCTCCGCAAGGCGATGCGCGAGCCGCACGCCTCGGCCCCGCTCCGCGAGCGCGTGCCGGCCGGCGCAACGGTCGCCATCAGCGTCTGCGACATCACGCGCGCCACGCCGACCCGCCGCATCCTGCCCGTCATCCTCTCGGAGATCGACCACGTCGATCCGAAGAACGTCACGATCTTCATCGCCACGGGGACGCACCGGGGGAACACCACCGAAGAGCTGGAGCGGATGCTCGGCGCGGATATCGTCCGCAACTATCGGGTGGTCAACCACGACGCCTTCGACCTCGCGCGACACCGCTACCTGGGGAAGACCAGCTCCGGCGGCCCGATCTACGTCGAGTCGGACTTCCTCGGCCACGACTTCAAGATCCTGACCGGGTTCATCGAGCCGCACCTGTTCGCCGGGTTCTCGGGCGGCCCGAAGATGATCGCGCCGGGGCTGGCGGCCATCGAGACGGTGCTGCACCTGCACGGCGCGCCGATGATCTCCCACCCGAACGCGATCTGGGGCATCACCTACGGCAACCCGATGCACGACGACATCCGCGAGATCTCGTCCGTCGTCAAGCCGGATTTCACCCTCGACGTGACGCTCAACAAGGATCACGAGATCACGTCCGTGTTCGCCGGCGAGCTGTTCACGGCCCACAAGCAGGGGTGCGCCTTCGTGAAGGACACGGCGATGCAGCCCGTCGCGAAGCCGTACGAGGTGGTGGTCACCACCAACAGTGGCTACCCGCTCGACCTGAACCTCTATCAGGCGATCAAGGGGATGTCCGCCGCCAACCAGATCGTGGCGGATGGCGGCGCGATTGTGGCCGCTGCTGAGTGCTCGGACGGCCTGCCAGAGTTCGGCAACTACAAGGACATCCTGAAGCTCGGGACATCGCCGCAGGAGCTGCTGGACCTGATCACGTCGGACGGCTTCCACATGCACGATCAGTGGCAGGTACAGGTCCAGGCCCAGATCCAGAAGCGTGCGCGCGTGCATCTGCACACGGGAGGCCTGACCGATGCCCAGGTGGCGCAGGCGCACATGCAGCGCTGCCTCGACGTGGCCGAGACGGCCGAGCGGCTCGTCCGCGAGGCCGGATCAGACGCCCGGATCGCCGTGCTGCCGCAAGGCCCCCAGACGATCCCCTACGTCGCCGGCTGA
- a CDS encoding DUF4926 domain-containing protein: MDDRVPLHASVALLNDVQATHFEHGMPVVLHRGDVGTVVLIYGNGECEVEFAGRDGRTYALLPLPSECLLVLRDVPEDAVTARSSRSA; encoded by the coding sequence ATGGACGATCGCGTTCCTCTGCACGCTTCCGTAGCCCTCCTCAACGATGTGCAGGCAACACATTTTGAGCATGGAATGCCCGTGGTGCTGCACCGGGGCGACGTCGGCACGGTCGTCCTGATCTACGGCAACGGTGAGTGCGAGGTAGAGTTCGCCGGCCGCGACGGACGAACGTATGCGCTGCTCCCGCTACCAAGTGAGTGCTTGTTGGTGCTCCGCGACGTGCCAGAAGATGCCGTCACAGCCAGGAGTTCTCGCAGTGCATGA